From the genome of Thermosynechococcus sp. NK55a:
AAAGAACCTGCCGGAATAGCGGCTCAACAGGCTTACAAGGCTTGGTAGAAGGCGTGAGGTGTACCCCCTGCCTTCCCGCAGCATTTCAACAATGCCATCGATTTCCCCGTCATCCAGATCAGGCAGCAAAGCCCGCCAGTGCCGGATGCGTACCGCATCGGCCCGGTCCTTCTGCTCTTCTGACTTCCGGGAAGAAGTCTGCGCCGTATGAACCCGATAGCGCAGAACAATCTCCGGCACATTGACGAGACGGTACCCCGCAGCCCAGGCACGTTGCCAAAGGTCATAATCCTGCGCAAGAACAAATTCCGGCTGGTATCGCAAGCGGTCGAAGGCCTCGCGCCGCCCCATGACAGTGGGATGCGCAAAGGGTACCTCAAACAGCAGCCGCACTTCACAGGCCTCATGGGTCAAAGGGTAACGCCACAAGGCTCGCCAGTCGCCGAAACACGCAACCGCGCCGCCGCAGAAATCCGCTTTTGTCGCCTCCAGGTGCTTCACCTGCAAAGCCAGGCGTTCGGGCAGGGCAACGTCGTCGGCGTCCATTC
Proteins encoded in this window:
- a CDS encoding glycosyltransferase, with the translated sequence MSVITAKTSPLVSVLMPVFNAERYVAEAIESILRQSFQDFEFIIIDDGSTDGSLDILKRYAARDPRIRLVSRENRGLVATLNEGIGLARGQWVARMDADDVALPERLALQVKHLEATKADFCGGAVACFGDWRALWRYPLTHEACEVRLLFEVPFAHPTVMGRREAFDRLRYQPEFVLAQDYDLWQRAWAAGYRLVNVPEIVLRYRVHTAQTSSRKSEEQKDRADAVRIRHWRALLPDLDDGEIDGIVEMLREGRGYTSRLLPSLVSLLSRYSGRFFCQAATRCFVGWLPAIELLPAIGLP